One genomic segment of Panicum virgatum strain AP13 chromosome 2N, P.virgatum_v5, whole genome shotgun sequence includes these proteins:
- the LOC120661575 gene encoding cysteine-rich receptor-like protein kinase 6 translates to MPAHRCSLRSSSSIVFTLLLSFLDAPPAAAQLPWTHCGDSGGAFVQNSTYQSNLELAAAVLPRNASSSASLFAAAAVGAAPDVVYALALCRGDASAPTCAACLAVAFQDAQQLCAYSREVAIYYDLCYLRFSGRDFLAGAAADEMCLLNTENVNAPTAAFDAAVGALLNATADRAAADPTRRFATGEEAPGGGVPAIYALAQCTPDITLAACRSCLANITRMAPKVFSGSPGGRFIRVRCNYRYELHPFFSGSPLLQLPALASPSPHTMVPVPANSTSPVNRPGRKNRATKISAGVAGSLFLMLIGLACTIICLKRKTPVRSQNNSAPIIPRKIPMPKRIERGKCAVFDLLTLQEATNNFHEKNKLGEGGFGTVYKGKLSDGQKIAVKKLSRCTRQGLNQLHNEVQVLAELQHIKLVRLLGFCSDRDEMMLVYEHIKNGSLDKILFDSSRRAILNYEQKYNIILGIAKGLLYLHEDSSIRIIHRDLKANNILLDENMNPKIADFGLARLLGGGHTQTKTTNVAGTYGYMAPEYALFGKVSPKIDVFSFGVLVLEIITGKRNTSSDDPDKVVNLLTDVWNCWTQGTALQLINKPLDGHTRSKLLRCIHIGLLCVQENPDDRPSISSVVVMLTRSRIRLQKPRQPAFFFGGDSSSVLDRCIHGNYVYEKSDVIVEDNFSVNDVTNTDPDPR, encoded by the exons ATGCCCGCGCATCGCTGCTCGCTCCGTTCCTCCTCCAGCATCGTCTTtaccctcctcctctccttcctcgacgcaccgcccgccgctgcccagCTGCCGTGGACGCACTGCGGGGACAGCGGCGGCGCCTTCGTGCAGAACAGCACGTACCAGTCCAACCTCgagctggccgccgccgtcctcccccggaacgcctcctcctccgcgtccctcttcgccgccgccgccgtcggcgccgctcCGGATGTGGTCTACGCCCTCGCGCTCTGCCGCGGCGACGCGAGCGCCCCGACCTGCGCCGCGTGCCTCGCGGTCGCGTTCCAGGACGCGCAGCAGCTGTGCGCCTACAGCAGGGAGGTGGCCATCTACTACGACCTCTGCTACCTCCGCTTCTCCGGCCGGgacttcctcgccggcgccgccgccgacgagatGTGCCTCCTCAACACGGAGAACGTGAACGCGCCAACTGCGGCGTtcgacgccgccgtgggcgcGCTCCTCAACGCGACAGCGGACCGCGCGGCGGCAGACCCCACCAGGCGATTCGCCACGGGCGAGGAGGCGCCGGGCGGGGGCGTCCCCGCGATCTACGCGCTGGCGCAGTGCACGCCGGACATCACACTGGCGGCCTGCCGGAGCTGCCTAGCGAATATAACTCGGATGGCGCCCAAAGTATTCAGCGGGAGCCCGGGCGGCAGGTTTATCAGGGTGCGCTGCAACTATCGTTACGAGCTGCATCCCTTCTTCTCAGGGAGTCCACTGCTTCAGCTTCCAGCGCTGGCGTCGCCATCGCCACACACCAtggtgccggtgccggcgaaCTCTACGTCACCGGTAAACAGACCAG GGAGGAAAAACAGAGCAACCAAAATCTCTGCTGGTGTTGCCGGTTCCCTTTTCTTGATGCTGATTGGTTTGGCCTGTACTATCATTTGTTTGAAGAGGAAGACACCTGTCAGGAGCCAGAACA ATTCGGCGCCGATTATCCCTAGAAAAATACCAATGCCAAAGAGGATTGAAAGAGGGAAATGTGCAGTGTTCGATTTACTTACTCTTCAAGAAGCAACCAATAACTTCCATGAGAAAAATAAGCTTGGGGAGGGCGGGTTCGGTACCGTTTACAAG GGGAAGCTTTCTGATGGACAAAAAATAGCAGTGAAGAAGCTATCCCGGTGTACTAGACAAGGACTTAATCAGCTTCACAATGAAGTGCAAGTACTGGCCGAGCTTCAGCACATAAAGCTTGTCAGGTTACTTGGGTTCTGCTCGGACCGGGATGAGATGATGCTTGTTTATGAGCATATAAAGAACGGAAGCCTTGATAAAATTCTATTTG aTAGTAGTAGGAGGGCAATCCTAAATTATGAGCAAAAGTACAATATCATTCTAGGAATTGCCAAGGGATTATTGTATCTTCATGAGGATTCCAGCATAAGGATCATTCACCGGGATTTGAAAGCAAATAACATCTTgcttgatgaaaacatgaaCCCAAAAATTGCAGATTTTGGATTGGCCAGGTTGCTAGGAGGTGGTCATACTCAGACTAAGACAACAAATGTAGCTGGAACATA CGGATATATGGCACCAGAGTATGCATTGTTCGGAAAAGTATCACCGAAGATTGATGTTTTCAGCTTTGGTGTTTTGGTCCTGGAGATTATAACCGGGAAAAGAAATACTAGTTCTGATGATCCAGACAAAGTTGTCAATCTCCTAACTGAT GTATGGAACTGTTGGACCCAAGGGACGGCATTGCAGCTGATTAACAAACCACTTGATGGACATACTAGGAGCAAGCTACTAAGATGCATCCACATTGGTCTTCTTTGCGTCCAAGAGAATCCTGATGACAGGCCAAGCATATCTTCAGTTGTTGTAATGCTAACTAGAAGCAGGATAAGGCTTCAGAAGCCTCGGCAACCTGCATTCTTCTTTGGGGGAGACTCTAGTTCAGTGCTCGATCGATGCATACATGGTAACTATGTATATGAGAAGTCTGATGTGATTGTGGAGGATAACTTTTCAGTGAACGATGTTACTAATACCGATCCGGATCCTAGATGA